The following coding sequences lie in one Trichoderma breve strain T069 chromosome 1, whole genome shotgun sequence genomic window:
- a CDS encoding glycosyl hydrolases family 2, sugar binding domain-containing protein, translating to MYSAHLFVLACSLAAAVAQSGSPAPYKVQTPPLDTDWTYKVGTNPWPEHPRPQLQREAWQSLNGIWTFQPAGPDDGDSDSPPDGPLQSEVLVPSCIESGLSGLQLINITDMWFATSFKVPHNWHDQNVILNFEAVDYQAVVFVNGARAGTHTGGYFRFGVDITKFVKFGGDNSVTVFVHDPTDLDVIPIGKQTRNPSHIFYRSCSGIWQSVWLESVPSNHITQLDVAAGIDGTVSVTVHSSNKQGASAKVSVIGLDGRVIASQRGPSDEEFKFKVRQPKLWSPSSPTLYNLTVTLGEDEVSSYTGFRTISSGKVRGVQRPLLNGEFTFMFGTLDQGFWPDGLYVPPNREAMVYDLKMLKGLGFNTVRKHIKVEPDLFYRACDEIGLMVIQDMPSLTNDGSRPPNPEQQAEFQRQLEILVNEHKSYPSIVTWVIYNEGWGQLRGPPYPEIQLVDVVRGIDSTRLIDATTGWNDHGAGDYSDNHHYANPQCGTPFYSTPSSPYDPSRIGFQGEFGGIGHNVSIEHLWNVQEAINTINQTYEVNADLVSYNYRASLLFREFYDQVERYSCSGGIWTQTTDVEGEVNGLYTYDRRLLRPDPKQWKSDINKLYSAAAGRR from the exons ATGTATTCGGCACATCTGTTCGTGCTTGCCTGTTCTCTGGCGGCTGCTGTGGCGCAGAGCGGCAGCCCGGCCCCCTACAAAGTTCAGACACCACCTTTGGACACCGATTGGACGTACAAGGTTGGTACCAATCCATGGCCAGAACATCCCCGGCCACAGCTCCAGCGCGAAGCTTGGCAGAGCCTCAATGGCATTTGGACGTTTCAGCCTGCTGGtcctgatgatggcgactCCGATAGCCCTCCGGATGGCCCACTTCAGAGCGAGGTTCTGGTGCCGTCTTGTATCGAGAGTGGGCTCTCGGGACTTCAGCTTATTAACATCACCGACATGTGGTTTGCTACCAGCTTCAAGGTTCCGCATAATTGGCATGATCAAAATGTGATCTTGAACTTTGAGGCAGTCGACTACCAGGCAGTGGTGTTTGTGAATGGAGCCAGGGCCGGGACCCACACCGGAGGATATTTTCGGTTCGGAGTGGATATAACCAAGTTTGTCAAGTTTGGCGGCGACAACAGCGT AACTGTATTCGTTCACGATCCAACAGACTTGGATGTCATTCCAATTGGAAAGCAGACCCGAAATCCCAGCCACATCTTCTATCGATCGTGCTCCGGAATATGGCAATCTGTGTGGCTGGAAAGTGTGCCTTCAAACCATATAACCCAGCTTGATGTTGCTGCCGGAATAGACGGCACAG TCTCTGTGACAGTCCACAGCTCGAACAAACAAGGCGCCTCTGCCAAGGTGTCCGTCATCGGACTCGACGGCCGCGTCATTGCTTCACAGAGAGGCCCTTCCGATGAGGAGTTCAAGTTCAAGGTCAGGCAGCCAAAACTGTGGTCTCCCAGCTCTCCAACTTTGTACAACTTAACGGTGACTCTTGGTGAGGATGAAGTATCCAGCTACACTGGATTTCGCACCATTTCCAGTGGAAAAGTCAGGGGGGTCCAAAGACCACTCCTAAACGGAGAATTCACATTCATGTTCGGCACGCTCGACCAGGGATTTTGGCCTGATGGGCTGTATGTGCCGCCAAACAGGGAAGCCATGGTATATGATCTGAAGATGCTCAAAGGACTTGGCTTCAACACAGTCAGAAAACAC ATCAAAGTTGAGCCAGATTTGTTCTACCGAGCTTGCGATGAAATTGGTCTGATGGTCATCCAAGACATGCCTAGTCTGACCAATGACGGGAGTCGACCGCCGAATCCTGAGCAACAAGCAGAGTTTCAACGTCAGCTCGAGATTTTGGTCAATGAGCATAAGAGTTATCCGTCGATTGTTACTTGG GTCATTTATAACGAAGGATGGGGGCAGCTCAGGGGTCCACCATATCCTGAAATACAACTCGTGGATGTTGTTCGTGGCATCGACTCAACAAGGCTAATTGACGCGACGACAGGTTGGAACGATCATGGCGCCGGCGACTATTCA GATAACCATCACTACGCCAATCCGCAATGCGGAACACCGTTTTACTCcacgccttcttctccgtatGACCCTAGCCGTATCGGGTTCCAGGGCGAATTTGGCGGCATTGGCCACAATGTGTCAATCGAGCA TCTTTGGAACGTTCAAGAGGctatcaacaccatcaaccaAACTTACGAAGTCAATGCTGACCTAGTTTCATACAACTATCGCGCAAGTCTCTTGTTCCGCGAATTTTATGACCAGGTTGAGCGCTACTCTtgcagcggcggcatctgGACGCAGACAACAGATGTCGAGGGTGAAGTCAACGGCTTATACACTTATGACCGCCGTCTTTTGAGGCCAGATCCGAAGCAGTGGAAGAGCGATATCAACAAGCTATACTCGGCTGCGGCAGGGAGGCGATGA